In Seonamhaeicola sp. S2-3, the genomic window GCTACGTTATGAATTTTGATGACCAAGGCACTTTGGTTCAAATACCTGATTATCAAAAAGCATTTCAACAAGATTCCGACGTACTTTTAGTTATTAGCCAAATAAATGGCATGATGGCAGATAGAGGTTTTCCTCTAAAAAATATGGAATCGGTCATTAAAACACTAAAATCCAATTCGGCTGAAGACAATTTACGTTCCTCTAGCGATTCGGGTAGCGGTGTAGCCGAAAGCCCTATAGATGCTTTGAAAAAAGTGGCTAAAGCAGATATTATCATGCAACTTACTTGGACGGTAAACCAAACTGGTCCTAAAAAATCCATCACATTTAACTTGCAAGGTATAGACGCCTATACCGATAAACAAATTGCTACGGCTGCTGGCACAGGTGCGCCTTCATTTTCGGCCGAACTACCAGTATTGCTTTCCGAAGCCGTGTTAGCACACATGGATAAATTTACAGAACGTTTACAAGCCCATTTTGATGACATGTTTGAAAATGGTAGAGAAATTATTGTCCGCATTCAAAAATGGAACGATTGGGATGGTGATTTAGATACGGAATATGGTGGTGAAGTCCTTGGTTTTGCCATTGAAGATTGGCTAGCAGACAACGCTGTAAAAGGGCGATTTAGCACCACAGACATGACCGAAAACATGGCATTGTTTGAACAAGTTAGGATTCCATTAGAAAATGAACAAGGTAGAGCTTTAGATGCACGACGTTTTGTATATGAGCTTAGTAAATATTTAAAAAGCGCTCCATATAACATCCCAAACAAATTAGTCATGAAAGGGCTGGGAAGAGCCACCATAATTTTAGGTGGTAAATAAATTATTAAAAATGAAAGAAATGAAAAAATTAATATTCAGTTTTATACTTATTGCCTCACTAACATTGGTAGCGCAAAATAATGTTAATTATGACGGCATCTTTTTAGGAACCTACATTCCAAATCAAATAGAAAGTATTCCTACTTACGCAAAACGTATGTTTTCCAACAAATTAAACCAAATCATTACAAAAAACGGTATTGCACAGGGCGGTTTTGACACACGATTTATCATAACACCAAACATTACAGTGCTTAGTAAAGATATTATGCCTACGGCACCTCCAACAATTGCGCTAAACTTAGAGGTAACACTTTATGTTGGTGATGGTATTGAAGGCTCTTTGTTTACTAGTGAATCCTTAACAGTTAAAGGTGTAGGCTCCAACGAAAACAAGGCTTATATGGCAGCCATAAACCAAATAAAGCCTAAAAACCAAGCATTACAAAATTTAGTAACAAGAAGCAAAGAACGCATTATTGAATACTTTAACAACAATTGCAACTTGGTTATTAAGCAAGCTGATGCATTGGCATCTCAAAACAACTATGCAGGAGCTCTAGCTTTATTATCAAGCGTTCCTGAAGTTAGCACTTGTTTTGATAAAATAAAAACCAAACTTGCTACTTATTATGACAAGGCTATTGAATTTGATTGCAAAGTTAAACTATCGGAAGCTAGTGGCATTTGGGCCGCCAACCAAGACATTAATGCCGCTAACGAAGCCGCTGCACTTTTAGCAACTGTTGAACCAACCGCACCTTGTTTCAATCAAGTTAAATCTTTATTCTCTAAAATATCAGATAGAGTCAAAGAATTAAGCGACAGAAACTGGAACTACGCACTAAAAGTTTTAGATGTGGAAAAATCTAGAATCCAAGCGGCTAGAGATGTTGGGGTTGCTTATGGTAATAACCAACAGCCTAACACATATAATATTAGGGGGTGGTATTAATTACTCTCACTATAATTAATCACAAAAAATATCCAATTTTAAAAATGAAAAAAAATTATAATATCATTGTATTCTTTGTATTTAGCCTTTTTTCGTCACATTTCAGTGCTCAAAGCCCAAGTTTTGAATGGGGTAACTCAATAGGGAGTTCTGATGATGATTACAGTAGTTCTATTATAACTGACTCATCGGGGAACATCTATACTACAGGATATTACACAGGAACTGTCGACTTTGAACCTGGGCCAGGAACAACCAATATGACTGCTGTAGGAGATAAAGATATTTACATTAAAAAGACTGATTCAAATGGGAACTTCATTTGGGTTAAATCTATAGGAGGTACTGGTTATGATATTGCCACCTCTTTAACATCAGATACGACAGGAAATTTATACATTACTGGTGGGTTTTCTGGAACTGTAGATTTTAATCCAAATGTTGGCACATATAATTTGACTTCTTATAATAATAATTGGGATTTCTTTGTTCTAAAATTAGATAGTAATGGAAATTTTATTTGGGCTAATAGCAATGGAGGAACATCTACCGACTTATCTTACAGTATTGATTTAGATTCTTCTAATAATGTATATATAGCTGGTTTCTTCTACGGAACCACAGATTTTGATCCAGGGGTAGGAACTACTAACATAACAGCTTCAGGGTGCAATGATATCTTTATTCAGAAATTTGACCCTAATGGTAACCTTGTTTGGGTAAAAACAATTGGCAATACAGGATGTGATCAAGCCAAAAGCCTAACCATAGATAAAAATGATAATATATACACAATAGGTTCTTTTTCTGATACAGTTGACTTCGATCCAAATGCTGGAGTATCTAATTTATCCTCTAATGGGTCTAGCGAAGTTTTCATTTTAAAGTTAGATAGTAATGGGGATTTTGTTTGGGTTAAATCATTTCAAGAAGTTTCTTCTGGAGAATTCGGTTATCAAGCTAATTCTTTAGTTACAGATAACTCGGGAGACATTATTATAACTGGGAGTTATTCTGGTACGGTAGATTTTGACCCTGGATCTGGAATTTCTGCTCTTTCTACAAACGCTCTTGGAGATATATATGTGGTAAAATTAGATAACTCTGGAAATTTTATTTGGTTAAAATCAATGTCAAGTAATACCACAGGCCTTTACTCAAATGGAGCATCGCTAATAACAGACGCTTCTAAAAACATATATGTTTGTGGAGCTTTTAGCGGCACTATTGATTTTAATCCAAATACAGAAATTGAGAATTTAACTTCTGTAGGAGATAATGATGCTTACATTCAAAAACTTGATGCCTCTGGTAACTTTCTATGGGTAATCTCATTTGGAACTGGAGCCCCTGGAACATGGTGTAGTGCTTATTCAATAACTAATGATTTTTCTAATAATCTATATGTAACTGGAGGTTTTAATGGAACGGTTGATTTAGATTTTAATTCTGGCATAGAAGATTATACAAGTGCTGGTAATAGAGATGTTTTTAATTTAAAAATAAATCAACAAACAGCGGAAAATATTATTTGGTCTTCCGATTCTAGTGACTATGCAAACTTTTCAGCCACAAATAATGATGGCGATTCCTTTACTTGGGAAACAGAAAACGGCAATGTTGCAGGAAAAGGCCTTATAACAGATACAAGTTTCTTTTCTAAATCTTATGATGATATTGCTGGTGCATTAACCCCAGACAATTTACTTATTACACCAACTGGAGCCATAACCGTTCCTAGTAACGCATCATCCATTTCATTTAAACTAAATGTGGAGGCTTCTAGTAGCGATCGCCCTGCAGAACACTTTGCTATTTATGTTTTTGATGAAGCCGTAGGACAATCGTTTGACACCAAAATATATGAAGAAACTTTAACAGTAGGTGGTTCTGGAACAGCTAAAGATATTACAGCAGCTATACCCATAACATTTGCTGGAAAAAACATTGGCATCATTGTAAGGCACTTTAACACCGTTGGGCAAGACAAACTATATGTAGATGATTTTGAAGTAAGTTACGAAGCATCAACACTATCCACGGAGAAAAAAAATATTAACAACCTAACAGTATATCCAAACCCTACAAAAAACAAAGTTTATTTAAACCTAGACCAAGAAAGCTCATACGTGTTAACAAACATTAATGGTCAAGTTATAATAAGTAACATATTAGATAAAGGCGAGAATACCATAAACCTTTCTGAACTTCAAAACGGTTTGTATTTTTTAAACATCAAGTCAAGCTTGGGAACAATTACAAAAAAAATAATAAAAAACTAGAACCATGAAAACTTTTTCAAAAATAGCCTTCATTGTATGTTTTTCATTCGCTTTTAACTATTCAAGCATTTATGCCCAAAATGGTACCACACAATTCTCTGCCAAGATAAACGGTAGTGATTTTGTACCAACACCAGAAGATGGCTTTAGCCAAATTTTTGCGGTATTGGTAAAAACGCCCATGTTCTTTCAACTAAGCATTAACGGCAGTACTGTTATAGATAATGTTGCCAAAAGTATTCTTGTTTCAATAATGGACGAGAAATCGTTTAACACTGTGGGGCCAAATACCGTGTGGGACTCTAAAAACGACGGTGGGAAAGGTGTTCCCGTAGGGCACTATTTTGAAGTAGAGAACGATAATGAAAAAGAAGCCACTACTGAATCTACTGAAGATTCTTATTTAAAAATCACTTTTATTGACAAAACCAAACGCATTGTTTCTGGAGAATTTAGGTTTACTGCTTCAGATGGCGTAAACACCTACTCCATTACCGATGGTGTTTTCACCAATGTATCCTATAAGAATAAAATATAGCTATTAATTAATCCTTTAAAATTCTAAAAAATGAAAACAAAACTGTTACTCTCAAACATGGCCGTATTATATACCGCCTTATTATTGACCTCCTTGACGTATGCCCAAACCATCTGGCGCGTAAACAACCAATCAAACTACGATGGCACCACTAATTTTGGTGAAAATTATGGGGGAACACCTAGCTTTCCCGTATTTAGCGAAATTAACGAAGCTGTTGCTTACCCTAATGTAAATGATGGCGACATACTACATATAGAAGGTTCTACCATTGTTTATGCTGATGCCACAATTACAAAAGAGCTAGTTATTATTGGCCCTGGTTACTTTTTAACTGAAAACCCTAAAGTTTCAAACAATACCTATGATGCTAAAATTGGACGTGTTACATTTGATTCTGGTTCGGAATCGTCTCAACTAATAGGCATGAACGTTTTACATGACGGCAGTAACGTGGACGGTATTGTATATGTCAACGTCAACGATATTTCAATAAAAAGATGCCGCATCGAGCGCTACGTTCGACCCAATACACTTTTGATTGATCTTTATATTCTTCAAAATTTCTTTCCAAACACATACAATACTAGTGCTATAGCCGATACTGGAAGTAGTTCCTATATCCCTCCACAAGAAATTATATTCAACAACAACATATGCCAAAAAAAATTATTATGGACAGACAATGCATGGGGCACTGGAACTATTATGGAATGCAACAATAATGTTTTCGATGGACCAGCTAATGAATTAAATTTAGAGTTCAACACAGGCTCCTTCCAAAACAATATTCTAAAAGCCGCGGGTATTACTGCAAACATTAATAGTGGAACCAATAATAATGTACAGTATAATACAGTGTCAACCTCCGGTGTCTTTGATGGTACTACTGGAAACATTTGGGTACCAAGTATGGCTTTATTGTTTGTAGAAGAAGGCACCACCGATGGCTTATACCAATTACAATCGGGTTCTTCTTATAACCAAGCAGGTAGCGATGGTGCAGAACGTGGTGCTTATGGTGGTGTTGTGGAAATTAATCGTTATAACTTATCTGGCTTAGGTGCCATTCCCGTAGCTTATGATGTTACTACCACTGGTGTGTCCGAACCTGGTACAGGGCTTTCGGTAACCGTTAAAGCACGAACTAATAACTAATTTGCGATGAAACGGATTATTTTAACAGCCATTTTATTGGCCATTACACTGGGAATCCGTGCCCAATCCAACGCTACCCAAATTGAATATTTTTTGGATGTCGATAATGGATTTGGACAGAACACGGTACTTGATATCGCATCGCCGGATATAGATATTGCTGAAACCGTTTTAGCCGACATTCCTTCTGGCATTTCGGCGGGTTATCACAAACTCTACATTCGGGTAAAGGATGTCAACGGAAACTGGAGCCAAACCATAAGAAAACATATTGAAATTGTAGCCCCCTTTGTTGAAAACAATATTGTAATGGGCGAGTATTATATAGATGATACTGACACTGGATATGGTAACAGTACAACCTTTCCTATAAACCCTGAAGAACAAGATATTGAACAAGCTTTTACAGCACAAATAGCTGCCAATGTATCGTTGGGTTACCATAAACTCTTCGGAAGGATAAAAGACAGTTATGGTAATTGGAGTCATACCTTTAGAAAGAATATACAAGTGTATTTAAATCCAGATACCGATATTGTTGAAATAGAATATTTCTTTGAGGATGATTTTGGATTTAGTACAAAAAGCATAGAAAGTATTAGTACACCATCTGCCGATGGTGCTTGGACATTCAATGTGTCTTACCCCACTGGAAACTATAATTTTAACGATAACCTTTTTGTACGAGTAAAAGATTCTAATAACAAATGGTCTATTACTACAATTCTTGATGAAATAGAAAGCTTAAGTATTGATACTTACCTTCAAGAAAAAACACTTATTTATCCAAATCCTTTTAGTGACAATCTTTTCATCAAATTGCCCGATAACCAAACTATCTTAAAAACTAAGATCTATAATAATTTAGGGCAAGTGGTTTACACAAGTTCTAAAAATAACTCAAATATAAAATTAGATAGTATTCCTAATGGTCTCTACGTTTTAGTTTTAGAATCAGAATCTGGAAAAGCCGCATTCAAAATCATCAAAAATTAAATTGCTATTCTCAATTATCTATTTTTATATTTTGTTGAGTCGTCCTAAAATAGGTTGACAGTTTTTATAAATTAAATTAAACCTGAGAATTTAACTTCTCAGGTTTTTTGTTGTGTATAAAGTTAGGTGTTTTCATGTTAAGGCTCAAATGCGGTCTTTTATTGTTATAAGTTTCTATAGATTCTTTGATTAACCGTTCAAGCTCTCTTCCATTATTGCACTTATAAATTAAGAACTCTTGTTTTAAAATTCCATTAATGCGCTCTGCTAATGCGTTTTGGTAGCAATCATAACCATCAGTCATTGATGGTATTACGTTGTTTTCCCTTAAAGCCTTTTGATAGACAAAAGCACAATACTGTAGTCCACGATCAGAATGATGGATAATTTCATTATTTGTATCTCTTTTCTTTATGGCCATATTAAAAGCTTTGACTACATTTTTTGCACTCATATCATCACTTAATTGATATCCAACTATTTTTCTACTATAAGCATCTGTTACCAAAGATAAATAATGTGTTTTTTCTCTGCTTTTTATGTAGGTAATATCACTTACAAACACATGTTCTGGCCTATTAGGTTGGATGTCTTTTAGTAGGTTAGGGTGCTTTTTAAGCCAATGTTTTGAGTTTGTGGTTTTGGTATAGTTTTTCTTTGGTGTTATTAATAAATGTTCTGTTTTTAAATAAGCAAATAAGGCATCTCTCCCTATTTTTATTTGATGTTTATCAAACTCTGGCTTTAGCAAGTAGTAGAGTTTACGTGTACCCAGTCTTGGCATATCTCTACGAATAACAAGTACTAAGGATTTTATCTTTGAGAGTTCTTTGATACGTGCTTCTTTACGTTTTTGAGCTTGATAAACAGCTTGTCTACTTATCCCTAACAATCTACATGAGTGCGCAATGGCTACTTGCTTGTCTTGTTTGATGATTTGGATTGTTGGGATAAAAGCTTTTTTCTAATAGAAGTACCAAATTGTTTGTCTGATACATCTATCATTGTATTGAGCAATAAGTTCTTTAATCGCTCATCTTCTAGTTCTCGTTCTAAACGCTTTATCCTTTGGGCTGGTGTTTCTTTTTCTTTAGGCAAATTATTAAAGTTTGGTTTACTCCAATCTAAAGTACCATATTTTCTTAACCATACCAAAACGGTACTCCTTCCTTGGATACCATAAGCTTTTTGAATCTGTTTGTATGTGTAGTTGCCTTTTTCTACTTCGGACACCAAGGCTAATTTAAAGCCTAAATTGTAATCTCGTTGTGTGCGCTTAAATCGCTTGTGTTCTTTATTTTTCATAATAAGTCGATTTTGTGTCAACTTATTTTAGGACGGGACATGTAAAAAATAAAAAGCGAACCCAAAATAGGTTCGCTTTTTTTATGTTTTAATCCTTATATATCAAGAATGAGCATTTCTCATAAATTCTTCGCATTTTTCAACCATATTCTTACTACCACAAATAAACGGAACACGTTGGTGTAACTCTGTAGGCTCTACATCTAATGTTCTAGTAAAACCATCACTAGCTTTTCCTTTAGCTTGTTCTGCTAAAAAAGCAATGGGATTACATTCATAAAGCAATCTTAATTTTCCGTTAGGATTTTTAGAACTTTGTGGATATAAATAAATACCGCCTTTAATCATATTTCTATGAAAATCAGAAACCAAAGAACCTATATACCTTGATGTATACGGTCTATCATCTTCTTCTTTTTGACAATATTTTATGTAATCTTTAATACCTTGTGGAAAATGAATATAATTCCCCTCATTTACGGAGTAAATATTACCATCTTCGGGAAATTCCATATCGGGATGAGATAAATAAAATGAGCCTATTGCAGGGTTTAAAGTAAATCCGTTTACCCCATCGCCAGTAGTATAAACTAACATAGTTGATGTACCATATACAACATAACCCGCCGCAACTTGGGCACTTCCTTTTTGCAAAAAGTCTTCAAGTTGAACCGGACTTCCAATAGGGGTTACCCTTCTGTAAATTGAAAAAATGGTTCCAACAGAAACATTTACATCAATATTAGATGAACCATCTAAAGGATCTATTAAAACAACATATTTATTTTGATGATTTTCATCCTGACTGTTAATACTTATAAAATCGTCTTCCTCTTCACTTGCAATACCACAAACAATATTTCTTTTGGTTAAGGTTTGTATAAATTTATCATTAGCATAAACATCTAATTTTTGTTGGTCTTCACCCTGTATATTAGTATCTCCTGCAGCTCCAATTATATCTACTAAACCTGCTTTATTAACCTCATGGTTAACAACTTTTGCCGCTAGTCTAATGGAGTTTAAAAGGCTAGATAACTCGCCAGATGAATACTTGAATGATGTTTGGTTTTTAATTATAAATTCGCCTAAAGTTTGCTTTTGGTGAGCCATAAATGAGATGTGTTTTGTTTATACAAATATCAATAATTTTCAAATAACTACATCGTTTTCGTTAAAGAATAACAGAATGTTTATTTTTCTTTGGCTTATATTTGAAAATATAAAACATATTATGCAATTTACTGTTAGAAAAGCAAATAAAAAAGATATGCCAGCTGTTTTAGCGTTAATTAAGCAATTGGCAGAGTTTGAAAAAGAACCTGATGCTGTAGAAATAACTTTAGAAGACCTTGAAAATGATGGGTTTAGTGAAAACCCTGCATTCTTTTGTTATGTTGCAGAAGTAAACTCTAAAGTAGAAGGTATTGCTTTGGGCTACCACAGGTATTCTACATGGAAAGGAAAAATTATTCATCTAGAAGATTTAATTGTAAACCAAAGCTTTAGGGGTACTGGTATAGGTTCTGCTTTATTAGATGCGTTTATTAAACACGCACACAAATTAGGCGTTAAACGTATTAATTGGGAAGTTTTAGATTGGAATGAACCTGCCATAAAATTTTATGAGAGCAAAGGCGCCAATGTAATGCGAGATTGGGATGTGGTTCAAATGAATGAAAAAAGTATAAAGAACTATATATCAAAACTTAACAATGAAAATATTTAAGTTTGGTGGTGCTTCTGTAAAAAGTGCTATTGGAATAAAAAATCTAGCAGATGTTTTAAATACTACGGGTTATAAAAACACACTTGTTGTTGTTTCTGCAATGGGAAAAACTACCAATGCTTTAGAAACTGTAATTTCAAATTATTTTAATAATAAAACTGAATTACAAAGCTCACTACAAGAGGTTATAAAATACCACAACGATATTTTATTCGATTTATTTGAGAACGAAAACCACCTCATCTTTAAAAAAACAAAAACTTTTTTTGATGAACTAAACAACTTCTTTAAAACAAACAAATCGCCTAATTACAATTTTGTTTATGATCAAGTTGTTGGTTTTGGTGAATTGGTATCAACCACAATTATAAGTGAATATTTAAACAGCATTGGTATTAAAAACCAATGGATTGATTCTAGAGATTTCATAAAAACCGATGACTACTATAGGCGTGCTAATGTAAATTGGGAAGCCACTCAAACTACTATTTCATCGGCTCTAAACACCTCTATTTTAAATATTACACAAGGTTTTTTAGGAAGCGACAGCAATAATTTTACCACTACTCTTGGAAGAGAAGGAAGCGATTATACTGCCGCTATTTTTGCCTATTGCCTAAATGCTGAAAGCGTTACTATTTGGAAAGACGTTCCTGGTGTATTAAACGCAGACCCCAGATATTTTGAAAACGCCCAATTGCTTCATAAAATATCATATAGAGAAGCTATTGAACTTGCTTTTTATGGCGCTTCTGTTATTCATCCAAAAACACTTCAACC contains:
- a CDS encoding DUF6175 family protein, coding for MKKLKQLYITYCLFLISVIAFSQAKKPTIMVVPSDAWCIKNGYVMNFDDQGTLVQIPDYQKAFQQDSDVLLVISQINGMMADRGFPLKNMESVIKTLKSNSAEDNLRSSSDSGSGVAESPIDALKKVAKADIIMQLTWTVNQTGPKKSITFNLQGIDAYTDKQIATAAGTGAPSFSAELPVLLSEAVLAHMDKFTERLQAHFDDMFENGREIIVRIQKWNDWDGDLDTEYGGEVLGFAIEDWLADNAVKGRFSTTDMTENMALFEQVRIPLENEQGRALDARRFVYELSKYLKSAPYNIPNKLVMKGLGRATIILGGK
- a CDS encoding T9SS type A sorting domain-containing protein, producing MKKNYNIIVFFVFSLFSSHFSAQSPSFEWGNSIGSSDDDYSSSIITDSSGNIYTTGYYTGTVDFEPGPGTTNMTAVGDKDIYIKKTDSNGNFIWVKSIGGTGYDIATSLTSDTTGNLYITGGFSGTVDFNPNVGTYNLTSYNNNWDFFVLKLDSNGNFIWANSNGGTSTDLSYSIDLDSSNNVYIAGFFYGTTDFDPGVGTTNITASGCNDIFIQKFDPNGNLVWVKTIGNTGCDQAKSLTIDKNDNIYTIGSFSDTVDFDPNAGVSNLSSNGSSEVFILKLDSNGDFVWVKSFQEVSSGEFGYQANSLVTDNSGDIIITGSYSGTVDFDPGSGISALSTNALGDIYVVKLDNSGNFIWLKSMSSNTTGLYSNGASLITDASKNIYVCGAFSGTIDFNPNTEIENLTSVGDNDAYIQKLDASGNFLWVISFGTGAPGTWCSAYSITNDFSNNLYVTGGFNGTVDLDFNSGIEDYTSAGNRDVFNLKINQQTAENIIWSSDSSDYANFSATNNDGDSFTWETENGNVAGKGLITDTSFFSKSYDDIAGALTPDNLLITPTGAITVPSNASSISFKLNVEASSSDRPAEHFAIYVFDEAVGQSFDTKIYEETLTVGGSGTAKDITAAIPITFAGKNIGIIVRHFNTVGQDKLYVDDFEVSYEASTLSTEKKNINNLTVYPNPTKNKVYLNLDQESSYVLTNINGQVIISNILDKGENTINLSELQNGLYFLNIKSSLGTITKKIIKN
- a CDS encoding T9SS type A sorting domain-containing protein translates to MKRIILTAILLAITLGIRAQSNATQIEYFLDVDNGFGQNTVLDIASPDIDIAETVLADIPSGISAGYHKLYIRVKDVNGNWSQTIRKHIEIVAPFVENNIVMGEYYIDDTDTGYGNSTTFPINPEEQDIEQAFTAQIAANVSLGYHKLFGRIKDSYGNWSHTFRKNIQVYLNPDTDIVEIEYFFEDDFGFSTKSIESISTPSADGAWTFNVSYPTGNYNFNDNLFVRVKDSNNKWSITTILDEIESLSIDTYLQEKTLIYPNPFSDNLFIKLPDNQTILKTKIYNNLGQVVYTSSKNNSNIKLDSIPNGLYVLVLESESGKAAFKIIKN
- a CDS encoding IS3 family transposase (programmed frameshift), which codes for MKNKEHKRFKRTQRDYNLGFKLALVSEVEKGNYTYKQIQKAYGIQGRSTVLVWLRKYGTLDWSKPNFNNLPKEKETPAQRIKRLERELEDERLKNLLLNTMIDVSDKQFGTSIRKKLLSQPIQIIKQDKQVAIAHSCRLLGISRQAVYQAQKRKEARIKELSKIKSLVLVIRRDMPRLGTRKLYYLLKPEFDKHQIKIGRDALFAYLKTEHLLITPKKNYTKTTNSKHWLKKHPNLLKDIQPNRPEHVFVSDITYIKSREKTHYLSLVTDAYSRKIVGYQLSDDMSAKNVVKAFNMAIKKRDTNNEIIHHSDRGLQYCAFVYQKALRENNVIPSMTDGYDCYQNALAERINGILKQEFLIYKCNNGRELERLIKESIETYNNKRPHLSLNMKTPNFIHNKKPEKLNSQV
- the fbp gene encoding class 1 fructose-bisphosphatase; this translates as MAHQKQTLGEFIIKNQTSFKYSSGELSSLLNSIRLAAKVVNHEVNKAGLVDIIGAAGDTNIQGEDQQKLDVYANDKFIQTLTKRNIVCGIASEEEDDFISINSQDENHQNKYVVLIDPLDGSSNIDVNVSVGTIFSIYRRVTPIGSPVQLEDFLQKGSAQVAAGYVVYGTSTMLVYTTGDGVNGFTLNPAIGSFYLSHPDMEFPEDGNIYSVNEGNYIHFPQGIKDYIKYCQKEEDDRPYTSRYIGSLVSDFHRNMIKGGIYLYPQSSKNPNGKLRLLYECNPIAFLAEQAKGKASDGFTRTLDVEPTELHQRVPFICGSKNMVEKCEEFMRNAHS
- a CDS encoding GNAT family N-acetyltransferase, whose amino-acid sequence is MQFTVRKANKKDMPAVLALIKQLAEFEKEPDAVEITLEDLENDGFSENPAFFCYVAEVNSKVEGIALGYHRYSTWKGKIIHLEDLIVNQSFRGTGIGSALLDAFIKHAHKLGVKRINWEVLDWNEPAIKFYESKGANVMRDWDVVQMNEKSIKNYISKLNNENI
- a CDS encoding aspartate kinase gives rise to the protein MKIFKFGGASVKSAIGIKNLADVLNTTGYKNTLVVVSAMGKTTNALETVISNYFNNKTELQSSLQEVIKYHNDILFDLFENENHLIFKKTKTFFDELNNFFKTNKSPNYNFVYDQVVGFGELVSTTIISEYLNSIGIKNQWIDSRDFIKTDDYYRRANVNWEATQTTISSALNTSILNITQGFLGSDSNNFTTTLGREGSDYTAAIFAYCLNAESVTIWKDVPGVLNADPRYFENAQLLHKISYREAIELAFYGASVIHPKTLQPLQHKEIPLHVKSFLNPEDSGTTVGKSVSIEPKIPCFIVKKNQILISLSSLDFSYIVEENISEIFKLLHTYKMKVHVIQNSAISFSVCIDNIYNNLDALLQQLKAKFSVNCHENVSLYTIRHYNESALNKIEQGKTVLLKQLTQETVQIVTK